In Drosophila sulfurigaster albostrigata strain 15112-1811.04 chromosome 4, ASM2355843v2, whole genome shotgun sequence, the sequence TCAGCTTGCGAGTGATGTTCGCGACCGGTACCCCTTGCTAGTGACATCATCGCCAATTATATGTACGTTGATGACGTCCTAGCAGGAGCTCACACTAAGCAGGCTGCGGTGTCTGCTATAGATGAGCTTCGAACAGCGCTCGAGAGTGCTGGGTTCCCTTTGCGTAAGTGGACCTCGAACTCGAAAGATGTGCTGAGAAGAATCCCTAAGGATCACTTGCTCTGTGCAGACTTCCTCGAGATCGACGAAGCTAGTGTCGCAAAGACGCTAGGCATTCGTTGGCGGGCCACGTCCGACGAGTTCTTTTCGTCACCGCCGAGATGGTGTCCAAACCATCTTTCAGTAAGAGAGAAGTGCTGTCGCAGATCGCCAAGTTGTTCGATCCTGCAGGTTGGCTTGCTCCTGTGGTCATTTGGGCCAAGATTTTATGCAAGAAATCTGGAAGCAAGAAATCGGCTGGGACGACTCCTTACCGGCGGATCTCACAGAGCAGTGGATCAGTTTTCTGCGGAACTATTCGTCCTTGCAGGACATCCGCATTCCTAGATGGACCAACTACGCTCCCGGCGCAAAATCCAATTCCACGGGTTTTGCGACGCCTCTCAAAGCGCGTATGGAGCCGCTCTTTACGCACGTGTGGAAACAGGTGGACAAGTGTCTGTGAGCCTTCTAGCAGCGAAGACTAGAGTTGCACCTATCAAGACGGTCTCTACCTCGTCTTGAGCTGTGCGGAGCTCTCCTGTTGGCAGAATTATCCGCCGCCCTCCTACCACATTTTCCCACCCCCGACGCTGAGACGTACCTGTGGACAGATTCCACTATCGTTCTGGCATGGTTGGACAAGCAGCCATGCAAGTGGACCACTTTCGTGGCGAACCGAGTGGCCAAGATTCACTCGGTGAATGGCACTTGGCAGCATGTTCGTTCCGAACACAATCCAGCCGACCTGGCAAGCCGCGGTGTCTCGCCGCAAGAGCTACTGGGCAGTCGCCTTTGGTGGCAGGGGCCCGAATGGCTGACGCACTCACCAGCGCAGTGGCCTTCACCGGTCATTGGGCTCGATACTGAATTGGAGTGTCGAGCGGTGAAGGTCCATGCAGCGCAAGTCCTATGTGAGGACTTCCTCGACCGTTTCTCCAGGTTCGATCGAGCGCTCCGAGTGTTTGCGTATGTGCGAAGGTTTGCCCAGCGTTGCCACCAACCCAAGGTCTCGTTTCCAGAGACGCTCAGCTCTCAAGAGCTTGCAGAAGCTCAAGAGAGGCTGATTGTACAGGCTCAGAATCGGGTATACGCGAAAGAGTGTGCTTCCCTCCGGTCCCATAATCGTCTAATCGGGTCAAGCGATATCCTAAGCTTGAATCCGTTCCTTGACAAGCAAGGTGTCCTGCGTTCGTGTGGACGCGTAAGAGCGTCCACCTCCTTATCCTACGACGAACGGCATCCAATAATTCTCCCGTTCGGCTGCGTGTTCTCACGCCTCCTGGTTTCCTTCACGCATCAAGTCTCCCTCCATGGAGGCAACCAATTGGTGATGCGGCTGGTCCGAACCAAGTTCTGGATTCCCAAGCTAAGGAACTTGGTGAAGACAGTGATTAGTGCATGCAAGACCTGTGTGATTCATCGCCGCAAGCTCCAGTCGCAGTTGATGGGTGATCTCCCAAGCGCCCGGTCGACTTTTCGCGACCTTTCACTAACTCCGGAGTAGACTTCGCCGGTCCTTCGGCGTCAAGAGCTACGTCGGACGGGGCTGCAAGATTACGAAGGGTTACGTATGTGTCTTCGTGTGCTTCAGCACGAAGGCAATCCATCTTGAGGCGACCACGGATCTGACAGCGGAAAAGTTCTTGGAAGCTTTCTCCCGATTCGTGGCACGGCGCGGGTGCCCTCTCCACATGTACTCTGACAACGGGAAAACGTTCGTCGGAGCCTCCTCCATTCTCTCCAAAGAATTTGTGGAGAGCACCCGCAACCTGATTGTCACCACTCACAGCCATCAAGGTCTTGCATGGCATTTCAACCCACCTGGTGCCCCTCACATGGGGGGTCTCTGGGAAGCGGGCGTCAAGAGCTTCAAGACGCATTTCTACAAGACGGTTTCCTCCGTAAAACATACGTTCGAAGAGCTTTCCACCCTCCTGTCAAAATTGAAGCGTGCCTCAATTCGCGGCCTTTGACTCCTATGTCAGAGGATGTGAGCGACTTGGCGGCACTTACTCCCGGTCATTTCCTGATCGGGGGTCCGCTACTCTCCATGGCGGAGCCAGAGGCCAGAGAGGATGTGGAGTCCATCCGCAACCGCTGGCAACGGCTCAAGGCGCTCCATCAGCATTTCTGTGTGCGATGGAAGAGTGAATATTTGAAGGAATTGCATAAGCGGAATAAGTGGCAGTCACCTTCACGCGATCTCCAAATCGGCGACATGGTGGTCATCAGAGAGGAGAATATACCACCTCAAGAATGGCGCCTCGGGCGTGTGTTGACCGCTTGCCCAGGTGCTGATGAAAGAGTCCGTGTGGTAGACATCCAGACGTGTCGTGGCGTTTTCCGCCGACCAGTTGCAAAGCTGGTCCTCCTTCCTACGGGACGCGCGCTCTGAGTCACCTATTCTTCTCTCTACTGCCATCCACTATCCTGTGGTTTTCTCTTCCGGCTTAGGCAATTCATCCCGCGCCATGTTCTTCATTTAatctattgttttttgttctttttttcttttccttttgtttttctcgcCTTTTGGTTTCATCCCATTACAGTTTACCATGGCGTCCTCCAGAAGATCATCCTGCACCCTGTCCGACGGAGTGAGCTTGCGAGGGCTCTTCTCGCCAGCGCGCTCCCTTTCGCCACCGATTGCCGGCTCTCCGCCGAGGCAAGTCGCCCCGATGGAGTCCGAGCCCTCTCCAGCACCGGTGGCACTGGTTACTCCGCGTGGAGTTTCCGTGCCTCGCCAGGCCGCCCCTCAGCGGGGTGAGTATGTGCCTCCCGGCACAAACTCCTTCCGCTGTAGGGTGTGCCGCGGTGTCCACGCGCTGCGCAAATGTCCACGGTTTGCCCAGCTGACGCCAGAGAAGCGGCTCCGGGCAGTACTTGTAAATAAGTACTGTCCCAACTGCTTGGCTCATCAGCACTCCGGGGCACTTGCCGCAGCGGTGGACGGTGCAGGCATTGTGGTAAGGACCACCACTCCATGCTGCACATGCGAGACCCTAAACCCAAGCAGCGGTTGGCGCGACGACCGAGGGGCCGACGCGACCACCCGGCACCCACCAGAGGAGGACCATCGTCATCCCGGATGGACCGGCCCACTTCCCCACACACCAGGCCCGTGCCTAGCCCCGCCTTGTCATTGACGGCACTACTCCAGTGCAAGGGAGTCAGTATTCTCCCCACCGCGGCGGTCTGGCTAGTCACGGGAAGACGGCCTTCGAGGCGCGAGTGCTCATTGATCCGTGCTGTCCTGTAAGCCGCATCAGCGAGTCGATGGCAGTGGCCATGGGCCTCTCTATCACTCGCGTGGGCGCAGAAGGAGTGTGCACGGCAACGTTGCGCTCCAAGACGTCACCCATGAGCCGGGAGGTCGTCTTCAAAACTGATCCGCAGCTCCATACAACGACGCCCGCCAGGACTGTCACTCCAGCCGGGCCCAGTTCTTTCAGTAACCTCGTGTTGGCTGACAAGGACTGGTTCCGCTCGGCATCGATCTCGGCAGTCTTGGGGGCTGATGTTTACCCTGATGTCGTGCTACCGGGTATCCTCCCGGGCCAAGGCGGACTGCCTATGGCGCAGAATTCCACGCTGGGCTGGATTCTGTCCGGCACGTGCTACTAGTTGTTTCGttgcaatcccaatattgcaagggggggagaatgttgatgcgagcgcattgctaagtgagaggcacacctccgctccgccgaccgaaaagcactcaaagctttttcgctcactagcaatgcgctcagtgcgtaagaatgcactcaagctccagtgctctcagcttctctctcccacaactcaccaccgctgagccgcgctcagcaTAGATCgccgaaatgccgtcggcttttTTCTATGAGTTAGTAGCAAATCACGTCTCTTTCAAATCGTTACAATCACCCCTTTTTGTGCGACATAACAACCCGATAAGTtttcaataaatcaaatatttatagtgataaaacgcgagtgtttttatttttcgggAAGCAAACATTTTGGACACTTTTTCAGCGCCGCCACAAACAATTAGGAttaaacaagtgagaaagctacagtcgagtgtactcgactatgagatacccgctacccattttgaataaaagaaatatattttgcggtatttttctcaaaatataccgaatatactaaaaaatactaaaaatataccgaatggtatgtttggtatatcggtgtagtaccgcattcaaaatataccatagacggcacaatataccagattgtcagccaaagcaactaagacccctagtaggtaggcgtttttgcccatacaaaattatttcttcaataacttccaaaatttttatctgatcgcaaccaaatcataactactatagtaattattatctATACCAacattcgcaactctagctttgaaattacgcttgttattcgatttttttgatttgcgggagcggaagtgggcgtggcaaaattttgaaacaaacttgatctgcgtgcaaacataacaaatcctgtcgaaaaaattattgctctatctcttatagtctctgagatctaggtgttcatacggacagacggacggacagacagacacacagacggacagacggacatggctagatcgtctcggctgttgacgctgatcaagaatatatatactttatagggtcggagatgcctccttctacatgttacatacatttcctgccggcacaaagttataatacccttctaccctgtAAACAACTGTCCCACCGTTGCTGggccaaattcaatttcttgtAATATCAGCCCCTTGTTGGGTGCCAGAATTACTTGCAGCATGCCGCGCCGCCACACTGCTTTTTTCCTACTTGCGTGTGCGGCTCCTTGATCATCATCACCAGCCGAGCGGGACCCTTTGAACCCTTAGCTCTTCCGGGATGTGGGGGTTGTTGCTGTCACTGATGATCGCTATGCTTGCGGTGAATTATTATAGAGTCCCTCATCAAATATGCATGGAACGATCCGCATGCGAATACAACAAAAGGCATACATGCCTAAAACAAAACCAAGTAAACTATGGCCAATTAAACATACTAATTtgaaactgaaaagaaaactcaCAAGAAAAGTAGTGTACCTAAATGGAGAGGACGAAGGTGTTGATGTCACTCTCCTTGTTCGCTACCCACCCAGCCATAGTCTTctaatgtatttttaagtgAAGACCCCAAACGCAGCTTTTATTTACCTTGCCTGGACGGCACTTTGAAGTATTCTGCTAATGCCAGCTTTTGGGGCAAAAGCGGCGGGGATggacaaaattatttaagattaaataattttattttcttcttggCCACGAGGCCTTAATACTTTTGATGTTCTGGGTGGATATACAGAATTTCTAAAGCGTCTGCTTCCTTTGCGATCTTGATTGAAAAGATCTAACCTTGATAGTGCAGATCTTAACCAGCCCAAGTGAGAGCGAAATTCACCACATGGTGAATTTACATCTGTCACTTACAACGCTGTAACTCTCCACTGTCACCCACATATCTACGTACGCCTATGCGCGCCtaactatttaaattcaaatcctaacgtattatttatttttggggttattttaagtttttaaattttattgttgtttttatgtatgtatgtactgtATGGGTCCATTACAAAACCAGATAATCTAACGAGTCTACGAGGCACGATTAGATGGAATTAGCTGCGTAAATCCTTGGCGTGATATGTGCCGATTTCTTTGTCTTGCAATGTTTCCAAGATATAGTATGTAGTACCTACTTTCTTCTTTATTCGACACTTGGTAAACTGCGAACCTaactttttgttgaaattgttCGAGAAATTGCTCAAATAAAAGTTTCTTTTAAACACCTCTTGGCCTTCTTTAAAAGCAACTGGCTTTGCTCGCAAAATGTATTGCGTAGCGTTACGTTCATAAGCAGCACGactattttgtttaatatccTCTCGCAACAATTGTATCTGATCCCTTGGATTCAGCAGGGTGACTCTTCTAATACAGATAATTTTTTCAGTAACTTGTAATCACCAGCATGGTTGATCATATTAAATCCGAATAAAGCTTTATACGGCGAACATCCAATCGCTTGATGTAAAGAAGATCGTAGAGCTGAAGAAATATGGGTCAAGTTTGTATCCCACTCTGTCTGATCAGTTCGAAGATACGAGCGAACAGCTGCTAGCAAAGAGCGATTAACCCTCTCGGCAGCATTGCTTTGAGGCGAATATAAAGCAGTGCAAGTATGAATTATTCCAAACTttgttaaaaatgatttaaattcattCGATTTGAATTGAGATCCATTGTCACTTACAATGATCTCAGGAACACCAAACTCTGCAAAGATTCGTTTTCCAAGAAATTCGttaacagctgctgttgtaaattttttaaCGGACATAGCCAATGATATCGGCTGAAATGATCAAGGACGATGAGCAGCCCAATATGACCCTTCTTGCTTCGTGGATAAGGACCAAGTATGTCAATATATAACTTTTGAAAAGGCCTACACGATATACTTTGCTGACCCATTGGAGGTCGTAACGTCATATTTGGCGCTTTCGTTTCTTTGCAAACATCACATTCACGCACATATTCCCGCACCTGTTTAGATAGACCTGGCCAATACAAGTGCCTTCGTAATCGTTCAATAGTTTTCTGCATTCCACCGTGAGAAGATACGACGCAATCATGCGCTTGCCGAATAGCTGCAACTCGTAATGACTCCGGCACCCATAACTTCCAAACATCCATATCTTGGACTGCGTTTCCCGATGGGTATTCGGTGCGAATGTAGACATATTTATCTACAGCCTTCAAATCAGGGAATTTCTCAGTATTCGCGTCCACTAAGTCTTTTAGTTCTACGTATTCAGCCTCAAGAAATGCTGGAGAATCTAAATCAATTTCTGGACCTATCCATTCGACGCTATCAATCTCTGCTTCACTAATTCTTGACAATGCATCTGGAACAACGTGATCCTTGCCTTTTCGATGCGAAATGGTAAACTTAAACGCTTGTAAACGAAGAATCCATCTAGCCAATCTGCCAGATACATTCTGCTGTCGCATTAGCCATAAGAGACTCGAATGATCCGTCACTACTTCGAATGGTTGTAGTTCGAGATAGCATCTAAATTTTTCAACGGCTAAAATTACTGCAAGACACTCTCTTTCTGTAACGCTGTAATTTCTTTGAGCTTTCGACAATTTTTTTGACATAAATGCCAGTGGCCGTTCCTCTCCTGTATCTGAAAGTTGCACTAATACAGCACCAATACCATGATCGCTGGCATCGCAATGTAAGAAAAATTTTCGAGAAAAATCTGCGTTTTGCAGCACTGGAGCGGTAGTTAACAATGTCTTTAACCTATCCATTGCTTCCTGGGCTTCTAACGAccatttaaagcatttttgttttcaacacTTCGGTAATGGGACACGAAATTTCAGCAAAATCTTTAATGAATCTTCGGTACCAACCACAAACTCCGAGGAAACCTCGAACTTGCTTCAAGTTCTTGGGAGTAGGCCAGTTTAGTACACAAGATATTTTCTCTGGATCGGTTGCTACTCCCCATTACTTATCACATATCCTAAGTAATTAACCTTTGTGACACAAAAGTGACTTTTAGAAACGTTCAACGTAAGGTTTGCCTTTCGAAATTGATCTGCTATGCGAACTAACACAGCAAGGTGAGATGAAAAATCTTCGGAAACGATAACGAGATCATCCAGATATCCGAAAACGCAATGGCGTAAATCGGGCGGGATTAAATCATCCATTAATCTCGACATTGTAGAAGGAGCATTGCAAAGACCAAAAGGCATGACGGTAAATTGGTATAAAGATCGACCTGGAACAGTGAAAGCAGTCAAAGGTTTCGCTTCTTCGGTAAGCTCTATCTGCCAATATGCATCCTTGAGATCTAGCTTAGAAATCAAATTAGCCTTTGGAAGTCGAGCGAAGATACCTTCAATGCTTTGCAACGGATAAGCATCCTTTCGGGTGGCCTCATTTAGCTTTCGAGCATCCAAGCATAATC encodes:
- the LOC133846939 gene encoding uncharacterized protein LOC133846939 encodes the protein MFKREEKITSDYDCESERILRSMRSLDMEIEVRSRLQCDASWRCRLPPCDTEVFGGDYTRWPTFRDLFTAIYIRNPRLSEVEKLFHLNSKTSGEAHAIVSKSPLTNEGFQSAWSSLTERFENKRLLVNSQLRILFNLPAIGQESGAAIQELQSTIQGCLTALEHSKINTENWDCILVFLCSSRLPKLTLSLWEQSIQNKSDVPTWADMNAFLLERYRTLEAIAEVSASTSAPTVPRASRKEAPSPSRSRRRRTSSPVSGNLPSCSVPQTLLENLPSIQLADPKFHESSQIDVLLGADILPSILLGGSHPNICGTLLGQETIFGWILTGPVSGSISKSISSFSARLSVERTPPLEELLSKFWEANFNATTVRTSTGRYMVTLPFRDPGHVDLGHSRATALAQFLRNESRLKRNDSLKEQYDSVIREYLDLGHMTQVPIQFRQLLFATSRCSQARQHHHKAPRCIQRLQPDFKREESERHPPHWANPSIRPDHSNPEMEVFKFVFNADITKMYRQILVDPNHTRFQRLLFRTPDEKLCDFELNTVTFGVNCAPYLAIRVLHQLASDVRDRYPLLVTSSPIISLESAGFPLRKWTSNSKDVLRRIPKDHLLCADFLEIDEASVAKTLGIRWRATSDEFFSSPPRWLACSCGHLGQDFMQEIWKQEIGWDDSLPADLTEQWISFLRNYSSLQDIRIPRWTNYAPGAKSNSTGFATPLKARMEPLFTHVWKQLCGALLLAELSAALLPHFPTPDAETYLWTDSTIVLAWLDKQPCKWTTFVANRVAKIHSVNGTWQHVRSEHNPADLASRGVSPQELLGSRLWWQGPEWLTHSPAQWPSPVIGLDTELECRAVKVHAAQVLCEDFLDRFSRFDRALRVFAYVRRFAQRCHQPKVSFPETLSSQELAEAQERLIVQAQNRVYAKECASLRSHNRLIGSSDILSLNPFLDKQGVLRSCGRVRASTSLSYDERHPIILPFGCVFSRLLVSFTHQVSLHGGNQLVMRLVRTKFWIPKLRNLVKTVISACKTCVIHRRKLQSQLMGDLPSARSTFRDLSLTPDTKAIHLEATTDLTAEKFLEAFSRFVARRGCPLHMYSDNGKTFVGASSILSKEFVESTRNLIVTTHSHQGLAWHFNPPGAPHMGGLWEAGVKSFKTHFYKTVSSVKHTFEELSTLLSKLKRASIRGL